The stretch of DNA CGGCAAGGACCTGATGGCCGTCGGCAAAGAGTGGTCGACGTGGATCACCGCACCCCTCGCGGCAGCAGGCGCGGCAAGCATCAAACTCGCGAGCGATGCCGAGGAGGTCGACGGCAGGTTCCGCGTCGCCTTCGGCAGCATGGCCGACGAGGCGGAGGCCTGGGCGACGACGCTCGGCGATTCCGTCGGCCGGGCCACGACGAGCATCAAAGATATGGCCGGGTCCCTGCAGGCGAGCCTGGTCGCGCTCGGGCTGACCCGGACCGCTGCCGCCGGCCTGTCCGAACAGATCACCGAACTCGCCCTCGACTTCGCGGCCTTCTATAACGTCGCTGACGACGACGCGCTCGCCACCCTCCAGAAAGCCGTGCTCGGCGGGACCGAGGCGCTCCGCCGGTACGGCATCGTGCTCACGGACGACGCAATGAAACAGGAGCTGCTCTCGATGGGCGTCGAGGGCGGCATCGAGAAAGCGACCGAGCTCGAGAAGGCGCAGGCACGCCTCAACCTCATCCTGGCGAAGACGGCGGACGTGCACGGGGAAGCCGCCAGGAACGCGGGCACGTTCAGCGGGCAGCTGAAAGCCCTGACGGCCGACGTGCAGGAGCAGGCGGAAGCTATCGGGGCGGAGCTGATGCCGTATGCCCGGCAGCTCGTCGAGATTGTTCGAGATCTCGTGGCACGGTTCGCGAACCTATCGGACGGCACGAAGTCCCTCATCCTCGTGACGGCCGCGCTTGCTGCTGCAGTCGGCCCGGTGCTTCTCGTTACGGGATCCCTGATCGAGAGCGTCGGCAAACTCGTGGCAGTCTACAAAGTCTACCAGGCGACGACGTTCGCGGCGACGGCAGCCACCAAAGGGTTCACGGTTGCGCTCGCGGCGAACCCGGCGGGACTCGTGGCCGTCGGCATCGGGCTCCTCGTGGCGGCCGTGGTCCCCCTCGCGATCGAGGCGGCGACGGCGACGCGGCGGTTCGACGACCTGAATCGGGAACTCAACGATACCCGGACGATGGCCGCGAAGACGGGCGACGAGCTCCGGAAGATGGCTGCCGATCTGCGGGCGGCCGCCCGGGACAGCGCGGTCTTCGAGTATCAGGTGAGCGATACTGCCGCAGCGCTCGGCGCGACGACCGAGACGATCCGGCAGGGCCGGGTGGCCCTCGCCGACCTCGGCGCGCAGTACCTCGAGCAGAAGGCGGATGTCAAAGATTTCGCCGATGCCGTGACGGCCGAGATGGAGAAGGCCGACCAGGCGTACTACAACCACCAGAACGCCGTGAACAAGCTCACCGACGAGTACGACAAGCTCAAGACGGCGATCGACCGGGCCCTCGGCATCGAGGAGGATCTCGACGATCAGAGCCGGACGATCGCGCGGTCGAAGCTCCGGCAGGCCGATGCCGAGGATGCACTCGCGGACGCGATCAAAGAGCGGGACGACTTCGAGCGCGAGATGTATGCGACCGACTACAAGACCGTCTCGGACTACGAGGACGCGCAGAAGACGATGGAGATCCTCAAGCGGAACGTCGCGAAGGCCGACCTCGATCTCGCGGATGCCATCGACGGCGTGAGCGATGCCGAGCGCCGCCGGACCGAACTTGTGGTCGAGCAGAGCGAGGTCGCCGCAGAGATGGGCACCAAGGATGTGAAAACGGCGCAGACGCGGCTCGAGGAGATCAAGAAGGCCATCGACGAGGAGACCGCGAAGATGCAGGAGTCGAACGCGGAGCGCGAACAGCTCCAGGCCCTGCATCTCATGGCGGTGGCAGAAGCCGAGAAGCTCTACGGGGAGACTTCGATGAACAACTGGGCGACGATCAAGAAGTTCATCGAGGAGAACCCGATCCTCGCGAAGACCTACAACATCGAGTACGACGCGGAAGGAAATGCGTCCTGGACTCCGCCGACGACCACGACCGTGACCCTCGCGGTCCCCGAGCTCAAGGGGCTCGAGCTGCCCGCTGCAGCAGCGGGGAATGTGACGGCAGCGAACGGCACGATGACCGGCGGGACCTCGAAGAACATCACCGTCACCCAGAACCTCACGATCAACGCACCGACGACCCTCGATCCCGCGATGACGGCAAAACTCCAGCGGCAGAATCTCCAGGACCTCGGCACGTCGCTCCAGGGGGTGATATGAGGTGCTGATTGCCTGGGAAGGTGCGAACGGCACGACTATTGAGTTCCGCGAACCATCGATTATCTTGGAGTCGTGGACCGGGTTCGCCGGTCCGGCCCGCACACACCAGACACAGAAAGCAGTCGGGCAGATCGGTTCCTCGCTCCTCGACACACTCTACGAGCAGCGCGAGCTGTCGATCCGTGCCGTGCTCGTCGCGGAGACACGGCAGGATCTCTTCGCTATGCGCCGCATCCTGATTGCCGCCCTGATCGGGGAAGGCACGCTCACCTGGACGCAGGACGACGGGACGGCTTACGTGATCGCCTGTGTCGCGGATTCCGGTACGCCGCGCTTCGTCGGGGATGCCGGCAACCAGAGCACGTTCCACATGAGGTTCTACCTCGACCTGCTCGCGCCCGATCCTACCTGGTACGATCCCGTCGGGGAAGAGCAGCACATGAACTCGTTCGAGGGGGGCATGACGATCCCGTTCGAGCTTCCGCTCGACCTCGGCACGGTCGGCGCATCGGCGATCATCCGGAACAAGGGGGATCTCGCTACGCCCGTGCTCATCACGATCACCGGGCCCGTCACCAACCCGTCCATCGAGAACCTTACGACAGACCAGACGATCGCGCTCGTGTTGGATATTGCTGCCGGCGAAACCCTCGTGATCTCGACGGTCTATGGCTCGATCGCGGCCACGCTCACCGATGCGCTCGGGGTCGAGACGAACGCCATGCGCTATATCACGGTCGACTCCGAGTTCTGGCAGCTCCAGCCGGGCGCGAACGAAGTTTCGTATGCATCGAGCGGTGAATCGGGGTCCGCCGAAGTCGTGATCGGCTGGCGGCACCGGTACGCGGGAGTGTGAGCGATGGGCCTCTGCTACGGTATCCCGGCCCCGGTCGGCGGCACGACCTCGGCCTACGCCGGGATCGGATACCCATACCTGCTCCCGGCACCCGTCGGCGGAGCGGTCCCGGCAGTCAGCATCCCGACGATCACGCTCCCCGCGATCCCGCGGGTCATGGTGCTCGCGGCCGACCATGGGCGGTTGCCCGGGTGGACCCGGGCGCCGGTCATGGTGGTCGTGGACGGGACGCAGATCGATACGCCGCTCTACGATTTCCCGCTCGAACTCCACCTCTCGGCGGCAGCAGGGATCACGAATACGAACCTTGCAGGGATCCTGACCGACCTCGGATCGTCGTCCCTGAAGATCGCCGTCACCGCTGATGACGGCATGACGCAGCACTCTGTCGAGGTCGTGGCATGGGACCCCGTGGCAAAGACCGCGACGCTCCGGGTGCGCGTGCCCCTGCTGCCCGCGGGCATCGACACGGCGCTGTATCTCTACCACGACCCGTTGCATGCCGACAACACCAGCTACGTCGGCGAGACGGGGTCCGATCCGGCGGATGCCGTGATGGCCCGGTATGCCGGGCACGTCGCGTCGACGGCGTGGACGGATGCCGAAACGGCTGCGGCTGCCGACAGTCTCGTGACGTATGCCGCCGAACCTTCGCCCCTCTACCCGGTGGCAGCCCTCGACAATTTCCAGTACCTCGCGTGGACGCGGAACTGGCGCCGGCCCGACGAGTGGGAACTGATCGTCCACCGGTCCGCGACGGGTGCCTATGATCTCGTACCGGGGCAGATGATCATGGTCTCGGTCGACGGCAACCGGCGGCTCGGCATCATCGAGACCCGCACGCTCCAGATGACGCGGGACGGCAAACCGTCCGAGACCTGGAAAGTGTCGGGAAGGGATCTCGGTGCGCTGCTCGGCGAGACCGGGCGGATCGCGCTCGATGCAACGGCGACCGGCGACGGCTACGATGAACGCACGGGCGACGGCGAGACCCTGATGCACCATTTCGTCGACGCGAACGCGATCAACCCGGCAGACGCCCGGCGCGGCGTGCCGTTCCTGACCCTCGCGGCCAACAACCACCGCGGGTCCTCGTGCACCTATGCCGCACGATTCCAGCAGCTCGCCGCTATCCTGGAGGAGATCGCGC from bacterium encodes:
- a CDS encoding siphovirus ReqiPepy6 Gp37-like family protein; amino-acid sequence: MGLCYGIPAPVGGTTSAYAGIGYPYLLPAPVGGAVPAVSIPTITLPAIPRVMVLAADHGRLPGWTRAPVMVVVDGTQIDTPLYDFPLELHLSAAAGITNTNLAGILTDLGSSSLKIAVTADDGMTQHSVEVVAWDPVAKTATLRVRVPLLPAGIDTALYLYHDPLHADNTSYVGETGSDPADAVMARYAGHVASTAWTDAETAAAADSLVTYAAEPSPLYPVAALDNFQYLAWTRNWRRPDEWELIVHRSATGAYDLVPGQMIMVSVDGNRRLGIIETRTLQMTRDGKPSETWKVSGRDLGALLGETGRIALDATATGDGYDERTGDGETLMHHFVDANAINPADARRGVPFLTLAANNHRGSSCTYAARFQQLAAILEEIALATGLGWSVPFDFSTFQAALTVQRGYDRTFAQTENARAIFSTVLGTALVTGYTESTRTQTVNYLGGQGEGGDREVVAYGGPMVRSIQDAEVTATGTVTIWAEMVLPSAVACPGLTRENGILVLEVQYSDPADLVQLTVILSSSGSWTSRTWSRVLTQATDLVVGTDYCEVAIPLAAFSELSGTLDPSAISYLAMVAGKAGTDPQTLAWRLARIEYDLGDGIGVSRRESFTDARDLAESNALLIRGAQRAEEVTGTVSLEAQILSGGPYTYREDWDLGDIVHVEYDGVASLDARIVQVREEWDAGSGTTVTATLGTEAPDLVRVLRAVSRKADAEVRR
- a CDS encoding phage tail family protein, encoding MLIAWEGANGTTIEFREPSIILESWTGFAGPARTHQTQKAVGQIGSSLLDTLYEQRELSIRAVLVAETRQDLFAMRRILIAALIGEGTLTWTQDDGTAYVIACVADSGTPRFVGDAGNQSTFHMRFYLDLLAPDPTWYDPVGEEQHMNSFEGGMTIPFELPLDLGTVGASAIIRNKGDLATPVLITITGPVTNPSIENLTTDQTIALVLDIAAGETLVISTVYGSIAATLTDALGVETNAMRYITVDSEFWQLQPGANEVSYASSGESGSAEVVIGWRHRYAGV